From the genome of uncultured Methanobacterium sp.:
CAGTTAAACTTCGCTAGTGCAGATAAAAGATCCCCCAAGTTAGCGTAAATAATCATTACCAAATACACTGCAACTGCAAAGAGTAATATCATCCAGAACTTGTTTTTTTCCATGTTTTAAACACCGTGGTTAATCCTAATTTAATTAATGAGTATTTCTGGTTATTGTGGAAATCTCACTAATATCTGTAATCCCGAGGGAGTATCAATCCGTTCCTTCTCAATTTATGGGTTAAAATTTACCCATAATTTCAGGTTAATTTAATTCTAACCATATTTTTAATTCTATTTCCTATTTACCTATCCATTAGATTCCTCTCATTTAATGAAATATAGTACTCCTACTACCATTATCACCCACAGGAACATACAGGAGATCATACCTCGATCTTTAAATAACATCTCTGGTTCCCCTCCCATATCCTTGTTATGTAAAAGGAATAAGTAACGGAAAATCCCGTAGAATGCCAGGGGTATTGTGGTCATTATGTAGATATTGGTAGCCAGGAAGGCATAGATGGAATATGACATGATGAGTGTGGACGTGGTTATGTTCATCATCTGGTCCAGCATTTCCCTGGAATAACCAGACAGTATTTTTCGATGATCCGTTGCTTTGTTTTTGAGTAAAACAAGTTCATGTCTTCGTTTTCCAAGAGCTAAAAACAGGGCCAGAAGGAATGTGCAGAGAATAAGCCAGGGAGATACAAGAACGCCTATAGCCACACAGCCTGCAACTGCCCTTAGTACAAAACCAGTGGAAATAGTTAGGATGTCCACCAAACAGATTTCCTTAAGGAACAGCGAGTAAATAATTATCAGGCTAAAAAAAGCCAATGAAGTTATTAACAGGCTTATGTTAACAATATAAGTTAATATCAATGCTGTGATAATGAATATTGCTGAGAATAACAGCCCCTGTGATGCTTTCAATCTTCCCGATGCCAGGGGACGTTTGCATTTGGTGGGGTGGTTGCGATCTTTTTCAATATCAAGATAGTCATTGATTATGTATATGCTTCCCGAAAGTAAGCAAAACCCTATAAATGCATAAATAGCGTTTATCCATAAATTAAAATTCAAAAGATTTAATGAAAACACGATCCCAATGAATATAACCAGATTTTTATACCATTGTTTAGGTCGCATTGATATTAATACGTCTTTAAACATTTAACCACCTATTTTGTTCTTCTGGAGGCCCTAATAAACTCCAGAGATGTTAACGGAGGTAACAGTTAATAGATGTTTGAAATGTTTAATAGAATTTAATAACAGTTAATCAAGTATAGGGGGAATATTTATAAAGTTATGGGTAGGTAGTGTTATTCATTATTATCCATTGAAGACAGTACAGTTTTAACTTCCTGAAGATTTCGGGTTATAAATGGTTCTGCACCGGGGGATGAAAGAATTTTCAACTGTTTCTGGTGAGTTTTGGTGTAAACATTTTTTAGGATTCTCTGGAGTTCAGGTACTGGTGTTTTCATGACTTTTTCTATTTTAACCATTTCTTCTGGAGTTAAATGTGAGTAATGTTCTTTTATCTGGGATTCAAATGATTTAACCACATTTTTGTTCCCTTTAACCACCACCTTCAAAAGTAAGGGTGGGACACGTGTAAAAACATCCATAATTTCTATAACATCTTTTTCTGTTATTTTCACGTCATTTTCAGATTCCATAATCATAAATCTCCCGGATTATGTGGTTTAAATTTATTATAATAAATTTATTCATCTTTTATTTATATTGAAGATACAACTTGTATGTTTTAAGTATTTTTACTTTATTTACCCTGCCTAATTTGTTAAGTTTATAAATACAATTTTTATAACTACAAATTTAAGATTATAAATACAATTTTAAGTTTATAAATTACAAATTTTAGGTTTCTAACTCACAATTTTAGGTTCATGAAATCTTGGTAAAAATAGAAATCTTGGTATACAAGATGCACTCATAACTATGTGATAGGTAAACTATATCTTAAATTAAAAATCAAATTTTTATGTTTTTCAAAATACTTACTAAAATTAGTTAATAAAATCAGGAGATTGGATTATCATGGTTATGGAAGAAACTCTTAGAAAGGTACGTGATTGTGTTTGGGAAGTTCCTGGAGATTATAAAAAGGCAATGAAAGTACCTGGTCGAATATATCTCGATGATGAGGCAATTAAAACCCTGGAAAAGGGAGCAGTTGACCAGGTGGCCAATGTAGCCTGCCTACCAGGGATACAGAAATTCTCAATAGGACTTCCGGACATCCACTTTGGTTATGGATTCAGTATAGGTGGAGTAGGGGCTTTCAGTAGCAGAACAGGAGTTATAAGCCCAGGGGGTGTGGGCTTTGACATAAACTGTGGTGTAAGACTGCTCCGCACAAACCTCACCTTTGAAGAAGTTCAGTCCCAAATCAAAGAATTGATCGATGTCATGTTTCGTAACGTCCCCTCTGGAGTAGGAAGCAAAGGAAAAATCAGACTTAAAGAGGGTGAAATCGACGATGTGCTGGATAACGGCGCTAAATGGGCTGTGGAAAATGGTTATGGTTGGGAAGAAGATTTGGAGTACTTAGAAGAGAACGGATGCATGGCTGATGCAGACTCTACCCGTGTGAGTGATAAAGCCAAAAAACGGGGAATACCTCAATTGGGCAGTCTGGGATCAGGTAACCATTTCCTGGAAGTTCAGAAAGTAGAGGAAATATTCGATGCTGATGCCGCCAGTACATTTGGCCTGGAAAAAGGACAGGTAACCGTACTCATCCATTCCGGAAGCAGGGGATGCGGACATCAGGTTTGCAGTGATTACCTGCGAACCATGGACAAAGCAGCCAAGCGTTACAAAATGGATTTACCCGACCGGCAACTGGCCTGTGCTCCAGTCGAATCAGAGGAAGCTCAAGATTATTTCGCAGCAATGGCCGGCGCTGCTAACTATGCCTGGACCAACCGGCAGATGATCGTCCACTGGGTCCGAGAATCCTTTGAACAGGTATTTCATCGTGATGCAGAAGACATGGGCATGGGAATTGTCTACGATGTAGCCCACAACATTGCCAAGAAAGAAACCCACACCATCAAGGGTAGAAACACTCCACTTTATGTCCACAGGAAAGGAGCCACCAGAGCTTTTGGACCTGGAAGGGAAGAGTTACCATCAGATTACCGAAAAATTGGGCAACCAGTATTTATCCCTGGAACCATGGGCACATCTTCCTATGTTTTACACGGTACGCAGACAGCAATGGATGAAACCTTTGGGTCCACTGCCCATGGGGCAGGACGCCAGATGAGCCGGGCTGGTGCCAAGCGTAACTATCGTGGTGAGGATATCCTCAAAATCCTGGAAGGTAAGGGAATATATGTGAGGGCCAATTCCATGCCGGTAGTGGCAGAAGAAGCCCCTGGAGCATACAAGGATGTGGATCAGGTAGTTCGCACTGCCCACACCGCAGGTATTTCCAGGTTAGTGGGTAGAATGGTGCCTATTGGAGTGGCCAAGGGGTAACGATATCTTGGATAACGTTAACCAACACAAAT
Proteins encoded in this window:
- a CDS encoding decaprenyl-phosphate phosphoribosyltransferase — its product is MFKDVLISMRPKQWYKNLVIFIGIVFSLNLLNFNLWINAIYAFIGFCLLSGSIYIINDYLDIEKDRNHPTKCKRPLASGRLKASQGLLFSAIFIITALILTYIVNISLLITSLAFFSLIIIYSLFLKEICLVDILTISTGFVLRAVAGCVAIGVLVSPWLILCTFLLALFLALGKRRHELVLLKNKATDHRKILSGYSREMLDQMMNITTSTLIMSYSIYAFLATNIYIMTTIPLAFYGIFRYLFLLHNKDMGGEPEMLFKDRGMISCMFLWVIMVVGVLYFIK
- a CDS encoding RtcB family protein; translation: MVMEETLRKVRDCVWEVPGDYKKAMKVPGRIYLDDEAIKTLEKGAVDQVANVACLPGIQKFSIGLPDIHFGYGFSIGGVGAFSSRTGVISPGGVGFDINCGVRLLRTNLTFEEVQSQIKELIDVMFRNVPSGVGSKGKIRLKEGEIDDVLDNGAKWAVENGYGWEEDLEYLEENGCMADADSTRVSDKAKKRGIPQLGSLGSGNHFLEVQKVEEIFDADAASTFGLEKGQVTVLIHSGSRGCGHQVCSDYLRTMDKAAKRYKMDLPDRQLACAPVESEEAQDYFAAMAGAANYAWTNRQMIVHWVRESFEQVFHRDAEDMGMGIVYDVAHNIAKKETHTIKGRNTPLYVHRKGATRAFGPGREELPSDYRKIGQPVFIPGTMGTSSYVLHGTQTAMDETFGSTAHGAGRQMSRAGAKRNYRGEDILKILEGKGIYVRANSMPVVAEEAPGAYKDVDQVVRTAHTAGISRLVGRMVPIGVAKG